Proteins from one Coffea arabica cultivar ET-39 chromosome 8c, Coffea Arabica ET-39 HiFi, whole genome shotgun sequence genomic window:
- the LOC113706739 gene encoding AP-4 complex subunit epsilon encodes MGSQGGFGQSKEFLDLIKSIGEARSKAEEDRIVLHEIETLKRRITEPDIPKRKMKEYIIRLVYVEMLGHDASFGYIHAVKMTHDDNIHLKRTGYLAVTLFLNEDHDLIILIVNTIQKDLKSDNYLVVCAALNVVCKLINEETIPAVLPQVVELLGHQKEAVRKKAVMALHRFYQRAPSSVNHLISNFRKKLCDNDPGVMGATLCPLYDLITIDVNAYKDLVASFASILKQVAERRLPKSYDYHQMPAPFIQIKLLKILALLGSGDKKASEQMYTIIGDIMRKCDSTSNIGNAVLYECICCISSIHPNPKLLESAADAIAKFLKSDSHNLKYLGIDALGRLIKLSPEIAEQHQLAVIDCLEDPDDTLKRKTFELLYKMTKSSNVEVIVDRMIDYMININDSHYKTEIASRCVELAEQFAPSNQWFIQTMNRVFEHAGDLVNPKVAHNLMRLIAEGFGEEDDTADSQLRSSAVESYLRIVVEPKLPSTFLQVICWVLGEYGTADGKYSASYITGKLCDVAEAYSTDDTVKAYAISALMKIYSFEIAAGRKVDVLPECQSFIEELLASHSTDLQQRAYELQAILGLDANVATNIMPMDASCEDIEIDRSLSFLNSYVQQSIEKGAQPYIPEGERSGMTDVSSFRSQELHEVSSHALRFEAYELPKPVMPSRVSPIEQSSSNELVPAPEPSYHAEMHQVASSVPSVSDTGSLELKLKLDGVQRKWGRPTYSSAAPSTSNADIPKIQNGAPQLDAVSSSSSKAVSYDSRRQQVEISAEKQKLAASLFGGTSKSHKRQSSGSQKVPKTNIPAAEKSHVAKNATSDTAVLERTPQPPPDLLDLDESTVSSSAQSLDPFKQLEGLLDLNQDTSTLTTSDASASGAPDVMSLYGETTLNVQSGGVPNLLPAGRDEANLLSGLAGTPNRDGHGENTVTNPTQQLNKGPNAKESLEKDALVRQLGVTPTGQNPNLFRDLLG; translated from the exons ATGGGCTCCCAAGGAGGATTCGGGCAATCGAAGGAGTTTCTTGACCTAATTAAATCGATTGGAGAAGCTCGATCCAAGGCAGAAGAGGATAGGATCGTTCTTCATGAAATTGAGACGCTGAAACGGAGAATTACGGAGCCGGACATTccgaagaggaagatgaaggaGTATATTATAAGGCTTGTTTATGTTGAGATGCTTGGGCACGATGCTTCTTTTGGGTATATTCATGCGGTGAAGATGACTCATGATGATAATATTCATCTGAAGAGGACTGGGTATTTGGCGGTGACGCTGTTTCTAAATGAGGATCATGATTTGATTATTTTGATTGTGAATACTATACAGAAGGACTTGAAATCGGATAACTATTTGGTGGTTTGTGCGGCTTTGAATGTGGTTTGTAAGTTGATTAATGAGGAGACTATTCCAGCTGTGCTGCCGCAGGTTGTGGAGTTGTTGGGGCATCAGAAAGAAGCTGTCAGGAAGAAGGCTGTTATGGCATTACACCGTTTTTATCAGCGCGCTCCCTCTTCTGTCAATCATCTCATATCTAATTTCAGAAAG AAGCTATGTGATAATGATCCTGGAGTTATGGGTGCAACTCTTTGCCCTCTCTATGATCTAATAACAATTGATGTTAATGCCTACAAGGATTTAGTGGCCAGTTTTGCGAGTATTCTTAAACAAGTAGCTGAACGTCGACTGCCAAAAAGTTATGATTACCATCAGATGCCAGCTCCTTTTATTCAG ATCAAACTATTGAAGATACTAGCTTTACTGGGTAGTGGTGACAAGAAGGCCAGTGAGCAAATGTATACTATCATAGGTGACATAATGAGAAAGTGTGATTCAACAAGTAATATAGGAAATGCTGTTCTTTATGAGTGCATATGCTGTATTTCTTCCATACATCCAAACCCCAAACTTCTAGAATCTGCAGCTGatgctattgccaagtttttGAAG AGTGATAGTCACAACCTGAAATATCTGGGCATTGATGCTCTTGGTAGATTGATAAAGTTAAGTCCAGAAATTGCTGAACAACACCAACTTGCTGTCATCGATTGTTTAGAG GACCCTGATGATACCCTTAAGCGGAAGACGTTTGAGCTGCTATATAAAATGACAAAATCTTCAAATGTGGAAGTGATTGTGGACCGTATGATTGATTACATGATAAACATCAATGATAGCCATTATAAGACTGAAATTGCATCCAGATGCGTTGAACTTGCTGAGCAATTTGCACCAAGCAACCAGTGGTTTATCCAG ACAATGAATAGAGTCTTTGAACATGCTGGTGATCTAGTAAACCCTAAAGTGGCTCATAATTTGATGCGCTTGATTGCTGAGGGTTTCGGTGAGGAAGATGATACTGCAGATAGTCAGTTGAGATCCTCCGCA GTAGAATCATATCTGCGCATTGTTGTGGAGCCAAAGCTTCCTTCAACATTTCTCCAA GTCATTTGTTGGGTTTTGGGGGAATATGGAACTGCAGATGGAAAGTATTCTGCCTCCTATATAACTGGTAAATTATGTGATGTGGCTGAGGCATACTCAACTGATGACACCGTCAAG GCATATGCAATATCTGCATTGATGAAAATATACTCATTCGAAATAGCAGCTGGGAGAAAAGTGGACGTGCTTCCTGAG TGCCAGTCCTTCATTGAAGAACTACTAGCATCCCACTCAACGGACCTCCAGCAGCGTGCTTATGAACTTCAAGCAATCCTTGGTTTAGATGCTAATGTGGCTACCAACATCATGCCAATGGATGCAAGTTGTGAAGACATCGAG ATTGATAGAAGCCTTTCGTTTCTCAACAGTTATGTTCAGCAGTCAATAGAAAAGGGGGCCCAGCCTTATATTCCTGAAGGTGAACGGTCTGGAATGACAGATGTCAGCAGTTTCAGAAGCCAAGAACTGCATGAGGTCTCATCACATGCCCTTAGGTTTGAGGCATATGAGCTTCCTAAACCAGTGATGCCATCCAGAGTTTCTCCGATTGAGCAATCATCATCAAATGAACTTGTACCTGCACCTGAGCCATCTTATCATGCAGAGATGCACCAGGTCGCTTCGTCTGTGCCATCTGTTTCTGACACTGGGTCATTAGAACTAAAGCTAAAACTTGATGGGGTCCAACGGAAGTGGGGTAGGCCAACTTACTCTTCTGCTGCACCATCTACTTCAAATGCTGATATCCCTAAGATTCAAAATGGAGCTCCTCAGCTTGATGCGGTTAGTAGTTCAAGCTCAAAAGCTGTGTCTTATGATTCAAGGAGGCAGCAAGTAGAAATATCTGCTGAAAAGCAAAAACTTGCTGCTTCACTTTTTGGTGGTACATCAAAGTCCCACAAAAGACAATCTTCTGGCAGCCAGAAGGTTCCAAAGACTAACATTCCTGCTGCAGAAAAATCTCATGTGGCTAAGAATGCAACTTCAGACACTGCTGTGTTAGAGAGAACTCCCCAGCCGCCTCCAGACTTGCTTGATTTGGATGAATCCACTGTTTCTAGTAGTGCACAATCTTTGGATCCTTTCAAGCAATTGGAAGGTCTCCTTGACCTAAACCAAGACACTTCAACTTTGACTACTAGTGATGCTAGTGCAAGCGGAGCACCAGATGTTATGTCTTTATATGGGGAAACAACCCTGAATGTGCAAAGTGGTGGTGTTCCAAACCTACTTCCTGCCGGTAGAGATGAGGCCAATCTCCTTTCTGGACTTGCAGGTACGCCTAACAGAGATGGTCATGGAGAAAATACGGTTACAAACCCAACTCAGCAATTAAACAAGGGACCTAATGCTAAAGAATCACTGGAGAAGGATGCGCTGGTCAGGCAACTAGGTGTAACACCAACAGGTCAGAATCCCAACTTGTTCAGAGATTTGCTGGGCTAA